The genomic stretch TTCTAATACCTTCTTCCAACGCGATCGCAAGAAAGCTTTATGCTGTAAAATACGCACATCTGTACCGCCTCTGACAGATAAGAAATACGGTACGCCGAATTGATTAGCGATTGCAGCCCCTAAGGTGCCATCAATCGCTAATTTATGACCATGGATAAGTTGGTATTTTATCTGCTGTGTTTTAATGAGCTTAAAGAGGCGTTGTCGTGCAAGAAATAAGGATAACGTCAGCGCTAAACCAAAAGGCAAGCCCCAGTAATAAATCGAATGCAACTTAGTGCTATGGGGGATCACACGGACACGCCAAGGCCATGGGGTACGATGAATAACAAAAACGGTATTCGAGATACCAGAAGTGGCATCTAATAGGGATTTAACGGCTGGCGTACTTAAATTATTGCGACCGTCTGGGTAATCAGAGTGTATATGTAGCACATTCATATCATAACAACCTGCTGTGATCCGCTTGAAATTAGCAGATAACTATCGTTAGATAGCAATTATAGGCGTTAGATTCTAAGACTGGCCACATTTTTGGCGTGATATAAAGTAAAGGTGTTGCTAAGTACATAAAAATAAAGCCAAGTTTTACGTCATGTATTTTTATTACAATCTATAAAACTTGGCTTAACTACACATTTAAGCTATTGAGCTTAAGGTTTATCTTTGGCTCTATAAGCCTTGTTTATACTGTGCATTCGTTGCAATAGGTACCATAGTGCTTAACGCTACTTTCGCATCATCATCACCCGCAAGTAAAGCTTCAAAGTGTTTGATTAACTCAACCTTATCCTGCTCTTCTTTAGAACCAGCACCAATATTCGTTAAATCAATAAAGAACTCGTCAAACAAATCAGAGAAGTCATTAATCACATCAAAGTTTAAGAACTGCTCATCGTTGTAAATGCTTGGGTAGCCGCCTTTTTGCTTATCAACAGCAAACGAAATACCTTTCACATTGGTAATTGTTGTCGCTTTTTCACACTTCAACATACAACCGTCTTCAATCGCCGGCTTCTTACAGCCAACAGTTTGTTGGAAGAAACACTGACGGCTCGTCATCATCAGGATTGGGTGGTAAATACTGTAGAACATTTTGAAATTTTTAGGACGACTAATGTTTCTGATTTGAATACGATTAATTTCATTAGAAATAAACGCACCAGCACAATTTAACTCTTCTTGTAATGTTAATAGTGCATGTGAGTTGGTTGTATTCAAGAAAGGCCCAGCAACCCACTCAATCCCCATTTCAAATGCTTTATACGCAATACCAGTATTGTTAGTCACGATACGTTTTGGTTTTACTTCTTCAAGGATCTTAACTGACTCTAAGTAATCCTTACCAATCAATACCGCAGGGAACCAAGGAATTAAACGCGGGTTTTCTTGTAATAATTTAATGTGTTTAGGACAATTCTTTTTCAAGCTTTCAGGGATCTTGAAGTAGATATCGGCATCCGTTACATCTGCAAGGTGTAGATCTTTCGCATTCGCAATCATCAATGATAATTTTGGCTTATCTTCTACTTTCGGATGTTTAGGTAATGCAGGTACTTCTACATTTTTAACAACATCACGAGAACCATTCAAAATAAATGCAACTTCATTTTTAAGCTCGCTTAACTCTTTAAACGGTACCGTTAAGTTAGCATCGAAATTATCAAAGTTCATTGGCGCTAAATCAAACGTCGCATTGTTGAAACTACGGAAGCGTTTTTCGACGGTTTCAGGCGTAATTGAAATTTCATCCGCAGCCGCTAAAACAGAACTACTTTGCACTTCAAATGCAGTATTTCCTGTTGTTACATTAACAGTTAATGGTGCGCCCAGTTTTGCCGAAAATGCTAACGTTAAGGCAATTTTGTCGATGCTCAAATCTTTAATTTTTTCAGCTAATTCTGCACCTAGAGCATTTTTATCTGTATAAAGGTCTTGCTTCACATCATGGATCTGCACAACCGAAATAGCATCACTTTTTTCTACCGCGTAGTTAACACTGTTATCACGTGGGTTATCCGTAAACATTTTTTTGTTCAGATTGCCCTGCAGAAATGAGTTAGTAAAACTACGGTTAAATACTTTATGTAGGTTACCATCGTCTGCTAATAGTTTACCTGATTCAACAAAGTTGTTGATCTGCTTACGCCAAGTATCAACAACAGTGTAAACATAGTGAGCGCCTTTAATACGACCTTCCACTTTAAGTGAATCAACACCCGCATCAACCAATTGTGGTAGATCATAGTATGCAGAATTATCTTTTAAGTTCAGTGGGAAGCGATGACCTTCAGCAGTCACTTCGTACTCATCACGGCATGCTTGACTACAACGGCCACGGTTACCTGAATTACCAACACTTACTGAACTTGAATAGCACTGACCTGAGAACGCAATACAAAGCGCACCATGTACAAAGACTTCTGTTAATACGTCATGGTCATGAGCAACGGTTGTTAGCTGCTTAATTTCACCTAGATTTAGCTCACGAGATAAGTTGACGCGTGTTGCACCAATTTTCTGTAAGAAAAGGATCTGACCTTCATTATGCGTTGTTAACTGAGTAGACGCATGGATGTGTAGTGATGGAAAATGCTTTTTAACAATGTTGAAAACACCTAAATCTTGCACTATGATGCCATCAATACCACTGTTAACGAGCTTATTAAGCAAGCGCACTAAGCTAACAACTTCGTGTTCTAAGATCACAACGTTCAAGGTTAAAAACACTTCACAGCTGTGTTCATGTGCAAGTCGTAATACGCCATTTAGCTCATCAAACGAAAGATTGGACGCACGGTTACGGGCATTAAACATATCTAAACCGCAGTAGACCGCATTTGCACCAGCAACAATCGCTGCTTTAATCGCTTCTACATCACCACCCGGTGCCAATAATTCTATTTTTCTACTCATGCTAAATAACCCACTTAATGCTTTTATTGTAATTTTTTGAGGGGGCATTCTACCTGTATATGCAGGTCAATGCTATGCATTCGGAATTATTGATCTAGATCAATTTTTAAAACGAGGAGTCATTGGGGGGGAACGAGGGCATAAATTTGATAATACCCAGGATAAAGTGGCTATTTCACCTTGGGTATTATCACACTTTTAATCGTGTTTTAAGGCTGTCTTTAATACTATTTTAATGCTTTAGCTTCATCTATTTAGCGTCAGGGACTAATTGTTTAATCGCACTCGGTAATAACACCACGATTTTACCTCTCACTGGATGCCACAATGCCGATAGCAATAATAGCGCTGCGCCAATGGCAACCCCCGTCATGGCAAAGTTAGTACCGACATCACCATACATGCTCATCAAGCTTGATAGCGCATAAAGTACGTACACCAACGATGACACCATAAATGCACGGCGATCAATAATAAGAGAGATGAATGACATCAATATGTATAACGCAACGATCACGGCAATACTGCCGATGCTTTCATCACCATTTAAGATACCCACCATCAAAAATACCGGATGAATAATCAGCGGCGCAGAAAGTAGATGCAACCAAAATGCGGTATCTGTACGATTTGTTACGCGTTGGAGATCGGAAGAATCCCAATACATGGCAAATACAAAGGTTAATATACCGCAGACAAGTATCACAACAAGAGCCCAATCAGTTAGTACATTAAGCATCTCTGGCGTTGCGAATGCCGATACAAAAGACGAAATAATAAAACCGATAACCGCCGCGGTACCCGCTGCAATTGTAATCGGCACATTGAAACGGCGCCAATGACAATAAGCAGCTAGCGCAGAGATACCCGTAGCAGCAACTATTGCTTGTTCACCCAACGAAGCAAAGACTGTCATTGATAACTGAAACACACCACCAATAAAGGCCAGTAAAAGCATAATCGCGGGAAAGGCCATTTTTCTTTTTAACACAAAGAACTCAGCAAGTGCCCACGATAATGCGGCAAACGTGGCTAAGGCCAAGCGCAAGTCGACCGATTTAACTGCCCATAATGATGAAAACAGCAGTAACGCACAAGCAATCACAATGAATATGTCGTTAAATCCGCCGATTAAACGAATATTTTCTTCATCAACACTAGCTACTTTTGTTGTTGACTGATTTTCCGGCTGTTTTGCTAAATGTTGGTCACGTCGAAATTCATCAACGGACGATGCAGTAAATATTCCTTTATCTACTGCATTGTTAAGATCTTCATCTGTATACATAATGGCCCTAAAAGTGTTATTAATAATATAATTATCTATTATAAAGTGCTGAAGTGTATTGGCTTTATTTATCAGGAACAACAAAACTGTTAATTAATTTCATAAAACAACTAAATAGAATGTAAATACAGCACACAACTACTCCGTTTTAGTTAAAGTGTGATCTAGGTCCAGCCAGCGAGTATTTATTTATTCATAATGGTCGCCTAGTCACTGTCTATTTAATAACAATGGCCCAATAAATAAACCGCAAAAAATCAAAATAGCGTATGCATTCATTCAATGCTGTAAATGCACTTTCACCGTTATACGCTATTTCATAAGGAGATGTTTTGAACCCACAAGATTATTTTAATCAACTTAACGATGATTATTTAGCACTTCACCGCCGTAAAGAAGACTTATTCTGGCAAACGTACATGGGCACCAGTGACGACCATGATGGTTTTACCGCTGCAGAAGAAGCACTCAGTGCATTTATTTCCAACCCCACTCACATCCAAGCAACACGTTGTAACCTTGAAGTGTTATTACAGCTAACCGATGAAGAAGACGAGCTTGTTAAAGGCCTTAAAGGTTGGTTAGCCTTTTTCGATGCGAATGCGATTGAAAGTGCCGATGGTAGAGAAAAAATGGCCGCCCTTATTCGCTCTGAATCAGCCCTGTTTGCCAAACGCCAAGAATACCTGATGTATTGCAATGATGAGAACGGCGACAAGCAACAAGCGTCTTTAACGGTGCTCGCAGCCAATATCCGCACCAGTGATAATGAATCTGTACGCCAATCGGCACATCAAGCCTTGTTAGATCTTGAACAATGGGTTCTGAATAACGGTTATATCGAATTAGTTAAACAACGTAATGACTTTGCTCGCCAACAAGGCTTCCGTAACTTCTTTGATTACAAAGTTAATAAAACTGAACAGATGACACCAGAGCAACTGTTCACTATTTTAGATGATTTTGAATTACGTACCCGTGAACGTAACCAAAGCAGTATTCGCAATCTAGCTGAAGCTAAAGGTGACAGCGCAGTGCAAGGTCATAACTTTAGCTTTATGTATGCCGGTGATGCTGCACGCCAACTTGATCCTTACGTACCATTTTCAAAATCATTACGTCGTTGGATTGAATCATTCGGTCGCCTGAATATTGATTACTCTCAAGCTGATATGACCTTAGATTTATTAGATCGTGCCGGTAAATACCAAAATGGTTTCTGCCACGGCCCTATCCCATCATTCTATGCTGAAGATAAGTGGCAGCCAGGTAAGATCAATTTCACCAGTAATGCCAAGCCCGATCAAGTCGGCAGTGGTTACGATGGTATCAACACCTTGTTCCATGAAGGTGGCCATGCCGCACATTTCGCCAATATTAAATTAAACTCACCGTGTTTTTCACAAGAGTTTGCTCCGACATCAATGGCCTATGCTGAAACCCAGTCTATGTTCTGCGATAGTTTATTAAACGATGGCGATTGGTTAAAACAATATGCTTACAACGCGGATGGTGAAGTAGTGCCAGATGAGGTTATTCAAGCATTAATTGCCGCTCAGCAGCCGTTTAAAGCGTATCAAGAGCGCAGTATTTTAGTTGTGCCGTATTTTGAATGGGCCGTGTATAGCACAGATGAAGACTTGCTCACGCCTGAATACTTAACGACACTCGCACGTGATACAGAACAACGTATTCTAGGCCTAGCAACCAGCCCACGTCCATTACTGGCTGTGCCGCACCTGTTATCACAAGAAGCAGCCTGTTCTTATCAGGGTTACTTACTTGCGCATATGGCGGTATATCAGACTAGAGCTTACTTTACTGACAAGTTTGGTTACCTCACTGACAATCCAGCAATCGGGCCATTACTGGCTGAGCATTACTGGAAACCAGGTAACAGCATTAGCCACGATGCAACACTACGTAGCTTAACAGGCGAAGGCTTCTCTGCCGCTTACCTTGCAGAAACTTGTAATAAAAGCAGTGAAGAAGCTTGGTTACAAGAACAAGCTAAGATCGTCGTAGCACAGGCAAGAACACGTGCAGAACCTGCAGACCTGAATGCTACAATCAGTATTGTTGATGGCGCAGAGACTATTGCAGACAATGCTGTTTCTGATAATAAGCTATGCGATGACTTCGAGACTTACATTACCCAACGTTATGGTAATGGCCGCTAGCCGATAAGGCTAGCGCGAGATAATTCTATATTAGTACGTACCTTTTAATTTTAAGAGGTACGTACTTCAGCGCTAACCTCCTCCCCTATTTAACAGACTTTGTCACTTACTAACCCACATAATTAAACGCGAATAATTATGATAATAACAACCTCAGATACTGATCTAAAATCCATTCCAGTACGTATAGTTAATATACTCCAAACCTGTAGCTTAAATAACCGAGTCAATAATTAGCGAGGAGACATCATGACGTTAACAATATTTTATGATGGTCAATGTCCATTATGTTCTACCGAAATGAATAATCTAAAAAAACACGATAAAGTCGATGCCATTCATTTAGTCGACCTACATCAAATAGATTTTACTACCCTCTATCCAGAGATAGATGTAAGTGAAGGCATGAAGATATTACACGGCACCTATCAAGGCGAATTATTACTGGGGCTTAAGGTCACTCACAGGGCTTGGACATTAGTCGGGAAAGGCTTTTGGGTCGCGCCATTAAACTGGCCAATCATCCGTACCGTGAGCCATTGGGTTTACTTAGTCGTTGCCAAATATCGCCAGCCAATATCCACTTTTCTTGCGAAACGTTTGGGCATTAAAACCGATAATTGCAATTCAGGAACTTGTCATGATAAAAACACAGACACTGATAATCGGCGCTAACAGCGTCATCGCTAAAGCTATAGCCGCTAAACTACAAACCGATACAGAGGTGGGATTAATCGTCATCAGCCGTGATTTAAGCTGTTATTCAGGTATGTGCAACGAACAAATTAACAAAATCACCGTACCTGACTATCAATCAAGTTCGATTGAACAAGCGATTATAGGAATAACACAGTGCGACCAAGCACTTATCAATCAAGCGCCGATAACCCAGGTGTTTATTTGCAATGGCGTATTACATAACGCGCAATTGAAACCCGAAAAACGCTTAGAAGACTTCAGCGCTCAAGCATTTCAGCAAGTCATGCAGATAAACGCGCTTATACCGATGCTGTGGATACAGCAGTTGACGCCAATATTAACGGGTAACACGCCCTGTACGCTAACTGTATTCAGTGCACGAGTTGCCAGTATCAGCGATAATCATTTAGGTGGCTGGTATAGCTATCGCGCATCTAAAGCCGCGCTCAACATGCTATTAAAGACAGCCGCAATAGAATTATTTCGACGCGCTAAGAATATCAAACTCATCGCCTTTCATCCCGGCACAACCGATACGCCACTATCAAAACCGTTTCAACAGAATGTCCCTGCAGATAAGCTATTCACCAGCGATTTTGTCGCTGCACAGCTGTTAAATATTGTGGAGAATATCGAGGTTGATGGTGAAGCCAGTTATTTGGATTGGCAAGGTAAGTCCATTACTTGGTGAGTTATCCCCCCTCCAAAAACGCAATACCAAACACCGACAAGGTAAAATCCCCAGCTTTGTGATTGTTCACTAAGAATCCGACTTCTCTCACATCTGACGAGACGAGTATAGGTGCATTGCTGATCAATCGTCCTCGGAAAGAGGCTTTAAAATCGACAAGCGGAAATGTGAATATTTGGCGTTGGCCAGCAACAGTATCAAAGTCCTGTTTGTAAGCTAAGCGATAACCATTATCAAACACCACCGCCCTTAATTGATAACAGTTACCGTCACCTTGTATGTCTATTTGAATACTATGTAGTTTTGTCGGAACGCCCTCAACAGGCCGGAAAGCCGAACTAAAACCACCATTATTTTCCAACGATATATGCCCGCTAAATATGCCATGGCCACCGTTGAATAACATGCGGCCTTCAGACACTCCACCCATAACACCATCATTCGTTATTCGCCAAAGGGCAATGCTTTCTGCACTACTTAAATCTACCGCACGCGTTAAATCGATCATGATACTTCCTTTACTTGCTCACTTTGAATTCGTTCTTTCAAGTATTTAATAAACAACTGAGTACGCGTATGTTCATAATCTAAAGTTGGATAGTAAGCACATACCGAGCCGTGGTCAACCGTGACATCTGGCAATACCTGTACTAATTCGCCGACATCAGTTAAATCTTTAAGCATCTTTTGGCTGGCAAGTAACACCCCCATGCCGCATTTAGCGCCGTAAAACAATGCTTCAGGATTGGTCGTAGCAAAATTACCTCGCAAAGTAATACGATTGCCTGTTGATAGCTTCACATCGCGTATCGGCCGTTCACCCCAAATCAACATATTGTGTGATTCCAGATCTTCAATCGTTTCAGGCTTTCCGTACTTATCGATATAATCTGGTGATGCAAAAAACTTGGCATCATTTTTAAACAGTTCAATTGCTTTATAACTGTGGGAGTTTAGCTGCTCTAAATCACGGCTAATAAACACATCAACATACGTTTCAGGCATTTGCCCTGGAGATGTCGTCAACAATTGAATTTTAATTTTAGGATACATCAGTAAAAAGTCGTTTAAATACTTAATGATGAATTTAGAACCCACCGCAGTTGTCGCACCAATCTTCAACAAACCAGTCGGCGTTTGATTAACCGAACGTGCTTCATCCACCAGTGCCATCCACTGATCAAGTTGCAACCGTGAGCGCTGATAAAACAACTGCCCTGCTTCAGTCTGGTCTAATGAACGCGTAGTCCGCTTCAGTAACTGCACACCGACTTTATCTTCTAACCAATTGATGCGCTTGCTGATCGCAGAACCTGTGGTATTAAGCTGATAAGCGGCGCCATTAAAGCTGCCCTCCTCAACCACTTTAATATAACTACGCACACACATAATCCAATCCATCACGACCCCGCTTACAAACATGCGACTGAACAAACACTCAGTCCTAATAAGCATTAATCTAGCATGGTTATATTCTTTTATGGCAAAAAAAAGCCTTAACTCAACAATCCCTTTTATCACAGGAACCGAGGTTAAGGCTTAATTTACAATCGAGTTAGGTTATTTCGCCGCTTTCACAGTCGATTTTACCGCAGCTTTCACTGCAAAATAATCTAATACAATTTTAGTTTTACCGGTTAAATCACCGACCGGTTTAAATTCAACATGGATATTATCAGTATCAATTTTGAAGGTATTTACTTTCAGGAAAAGTGCATCGGTTTTAGCTGTATTGACGTCAATATTAACCGCGACAGCACGGCCATTAACGAACAAGTCAAACGCCGGGGTATTTTTATCCTTCGGGATCACCAGTTCGATACTGTAGCTTGAACCAGCATCCGCATACGCCATGGTTTTTAAACCACCGTCATCAGTCCAAAAGGTCTCAGACATACCAATGTTTTCAGCTTTCCAATAACTGAAATAGGCATGGTAGTCGTCGGTATTTTCTGGTGATGAAGAAGTCCACATTACGTTATCAAGTTCCACTTCTTCAGTATAACTAAAGCCGTGCTCTTGCATCGCTTTGTTGATCCATGGCAGTTTAATTGCCACATCTTCAAACGTATCACTCCAACCAAACTCGGTATAATACTGTACGCCAATTTCACCTAGTAGATAAAACTCACCGTCTTTTTCCACCGTAATACCAGAACCACTATCGCCATGAATAATTAACCACTGCAGATCACTTTGTTTAAAGTGGTCGGGTTTAAAGGAATACTCAGACAACCACTTCTTATCAACTTCATTATATTCAACGTATTTTTGACCACCGTTACGGCCATTATAATTCCCAAAACCGACGCTATTGACTTCATAACGCTTATCTTTTGGAAACATTGCTTCCGTTGCTAGCTTAGCCGGTTTAATGCCACGAATTGGGGTATCCAAACGAACAAGTGCGAAATCATATATGTCGTCTTTAAACTCATATTCCCCGTACTCACCGTTAGGATCGGTTGATGCAGAAACGGACTTAACCGTGGTGTATTCGCCATTTTCATCTTTTTCAAACGAAGTACAGGTCACCGTATTACGATATGATTGTGATTTAGAACCGGATACGTGATTTGCAGTGACCACCCAGAACGGATCGATTAGCGTCGCAGAACCCGCATTCATATGACATGCAAAATCAAACTTGCTCTGTAATGCAAAAGTCTTATGTTGAGATACTGAGCGGTCATAACGCGCAAGCCCGGCATTCGCCGTCATCGAAATAGACGCTAGAACAGCTGTAGCAATAAGTAACTTTTTCATTATTTAACCTCACTTAAATTGATTGCTTCTAAGCTGTGATAACCTTCTGACTGCGAGAAATCCCACTGACGAGCAACACGTTTATAAGTCACAGTTAATTCATCATCAATCGAGGTAGTGTTAAATACAATACTGTTTTGAACCCCTGTCATGTGCGTTGTAATGTCATTTTTAATGGTCACGCAGTGCTGTTTAATACAAGCCGTTACATCCGACGAAGACAGCCAGTTGTGCGTATAAAGATCAAGTTTATAACGACCGATGCCCTCGGCTTTGACGTTAAAGCTAAAGCCACCATCATTCAGCACCATGGCATGATTAAATTGCTCAGCATAGTCGGCATAACTACCACCATCCCAGCTATAACGATTAGCGTGGACAGGTTCACTCCCTGGCATATGCTTAATAGCGCCAATGTTATCGCGATTCTGTTTTTCAACAAATGTATCGACATCATAGAAAAACTGCCAATCAAGTCCCAACTGGACTTAATGAGCATCCAATATAGAGAATTATCATTGATACAGTCTTAATATAAACTGTGTTCATGAATATAAAAACAGCCCCATTTAACAAAATCCCACTTGCCTTAGCCATGATGATTATTGCTACAGGACAAGTTGGTGTCAGCATTTACCTGCCTTCACTGCCATCAATAAGCCGTGATCTTGGCGTGTCTCAAGCCGACGTACAGCAACTCGTCACTCTATTTTTATTGGGGTTTGGATTATCACAACTGTTCTACGGCCCGCTCTCTGATGCGATTGGTCGTCGTCCAGTATTCTTACTGGGACAAGGCATCTACTTAGTCGGAACGCTCATCTGTGTGCTGTTACCAGATAGCTTTACCGCGCTTATTATAGGTCGATTATTACAAGGTTTAGGTGCAGGTAGTGCATCGGTACTGGGCCGCAGTGTGCTCCGCGATAGTTACAGCGGTAGTCAATTAACACAAGCGCTGTCTTATATGTCGATCACTGCATCAATATTGCCGATTGTAGCCCCTGTTGTCGGTGGCTGGGCGGCATGGCATTTTGGCTGGCAATCAGTGTTCAGCTTTGTTCTCTTATATCTATCGGCTATTTTGACGTTGGGTTATTTTGTATTACCAGAAACCCTGCCCCATGCAGTCACCAAATTTAAGATTAAAGACACAATACGAGGCTATTGGCATTTATCTCGAAACTATCAAGTTATCTCATCAGCCAGCTATAATTGGATTGGTTATTTATCAACGCTGGTATCCGTATCACTGTTGCCATTTTTATTGCAAGAAGGCTTAGAGCTCAGTGCGGCAGAGTATGGTGAAGTGATGATCATCCCTTCTGCAGGTCTGTTAATCGGTAGTTTGACACTCAATAAATTGAATAAACGTTTTACCACCAATCAATTGATGTACTTAGCATCGAGTATCATGATGATGGCGGGCTGTTGGTTGGTCTTTAACGAAATGTCGTTAGTAAATATCATATTTGGTTTCACCTTGTTAACCATCGCACAAGGTATCAGCTTTCCACTGTCAATCAGCATGTTGCTTGCGCCGCACAGTAAGCAAGTTGGCGCAGTATCAGCGTTATCAGGGTCTGTGCAAATGTGTTTAGCAGGGCTAGTCGGTGGGTTCTTGATTAAGCACTTTATCGATAGTCAACAGAGTCTCGGCCTGTTTTATTTAATCACCGGGTCATCCATTGCGTTAGTCCTCACCCACAGCCGTTACAAACAGCGGCTTGCTGCCAATACAGCATGTTGATAACAGATAAACTCAATATTGAGCTGGGTAAGTAATGCATCGAAGGACGATTTTGTGATCATTTTTTGCTATTATTATGCTTTATCAAATTTAACAAGGTAAGTTGTATGTCAGTATGGAAGAGTCTGGTGATGGTATGTGTTTTGGTACTGAGCGGGTGTACTAACATACAAAATTTACGCGATCTGGATGTGAGT from Moritella marina ATCC 15381 encodes the following:
- a CDS encoding peptidase U32 family protein: MSRKIELLAPGGDVEAIKAAIVAGANAVYCGLDMFNARNRASNLSFDELNGVLRLAHEHSCEVFLTLNVVILEHEVVSLVRLLNKLVNSGIDGIIVQDLGVFNIVKKHFPSLHIHASTQLTTHNEGQILFLQKIGATRVNLSRELNLGEIKQLTTVAHDHDVLTEVFVHGALCIAFSGQCYSSSVSVGNSGNRGRCSQACRDEYEVTAEGHRFPLNLKDNSAYYDLPQLVDAGVDSLKVEGRIKGAHYVYTVVDTWRKQINNFVESGKLLADDGNLHKVFNRSFTNSFLQGNLNKKMFTDNPRDNSVNYAVEKSDAISVVQIHDVKQDLYTDKNALGAELAEKIKDLSIDKIALTLAFSAKLGAPLTVNVTTGNTAFEVQSSSVLAAADEISITPETVEKRFRSFNNATFDLAPMNFDNFDANLTVPFKELSELKNEVAFILNGSRDVVKNVEVPALPKHPKVEDKPKLSLMIANAKDLHLADVTDADIYFKIPESLKKNCPKHIKLLQENPRLIPWFPAVLIGKDYLESVKILEEVKPKRIVTNNTGIAYKAFEMGIEWVAGPFLNTTNSHALLTLQEELNCAGAFISNEINRIQIRNISRPKNFKMFYSIYHPILMMTSRQCFFQQTVGCKKPAIEDGCMLKCEKATTITNVKGISFAVDKQKGGYPSIYNDEQFLNFDVINDFSDLFDEFFIDLTNIGAGSKEEQDKVELIKHFEALLAGDDDAKVALSTMVPIATNAQYKQGL
- a CDS encoding M3 family metallopeptidase, which produces MNPQDYFNQLNDDYLALHRRKEDLFWQTYMGTSDDHDGFTAAEEALSAFISNPTHIQATRCNLEVLLQLTDEEDELVKGLKGWLAFFDANAIESADGREKMAALIRSESALFAKRQEYLMYCNDENGDKQQASLTVLAANIRTSDNESVRQSAHQALLDLEQWVLNNGYIELVKQRNDFARQQGFRNFFDYKVNKTEQMTPEQLFTILDDFELRTRERNQSSIRNLAEAKGDSAVQGHNFSFMYAGDAARQLDPYVPFSKSLRRWIESFGRLNIDYSQADMTLDLLDRAGKYQNGFCHGPIPSFYAEDKWQPGKINFTSNAKPDQVGSGYDGINTLFHEGGHAAHFANIKLNSPCFSQEFAPTSMAYAETQSMFCDSLLNDGDWLKQYAYNADGEVVPDEVIQALIAAQQPFKAYQERSILVVPYFEWAVYSTDEDLLTPEYLTTLARDTEQRILGLATSPRPLLAVPHLLSQEAACSYQGYLLAHMAVYQTRAYFTDKFGYLTDNPAIGPLLAEHYWKPGNSISHDATLRSLTGEGFSAAYLAETCNKSSEEAWLQEQAKIVVAQARTRAEPADLNATISIVDGAETIADNAVSDNKLCDDFETYITQRYGNGR
- a CDS encoding thiol-disulfide oxidoreductase DCC family protein, which codes for MTLTIFYDGQCPLCSTEMNNLKKHDKVDAIHLVDLHQIDFTTLYPEIDVSEGMKILHGTYQGELLLGLKVTHRAWTLVGKGFWVAPLNWPIIRTVSHWVYLVVAKYRQPISTFLAKRLGIKTDNCNSGTCHDKNTDTDNRR
- a CDS encoding SDR family NAD(P)-dependent oxidoreductase; protein product: MIKTQTLIIGANSVIAKAIAAKLQTDTEVGLIVISRDLSCYSGMCNEQINKITVPDYQSSSIEQAIIGITQCDQALINQAPITQVFICNGVLHNAQLKPEKRLEDFSAQAFQQVMQINALIPMLWIQQLTPILTGNTPCTLTVFSARVASISDNHLGGWYSYRASKAALNMLLKTAAIELFRRAKNIKLIAFHPGTTDTPLSKPFQQNVPADKLFTSDFVAAQLLNIVENIEVDGEASYLDWQGKSITW
- a CDS encoding CIA30 family protein; amino-acid sequence: MIDLTRAVDLSSAESIALWRITNDGVMGGVSEGRMLFNGGHGIFSGHISLENNGGFSSAFRPVEGVPTKLHSIQIDIQGDGNCYQLRAVVFDNGYRLAYKQDFDTVAGQRQIFTFPLVDFKASFRGRLISNAPILVSSDVREVGFLVNNHKAGDFTLSVFGIAFLEGG
- a CDS encoding LysR family transcriptional regulator — its product is MDWIMCVRSYIKVVEEGSFNGAAYQLNTTGSAISKRINWLEDKVGVQLLKRTTRSLDQTEAGQLFYQRSRLQLDQWMALVDEARSVNQTPTGLLKIGATTAVGSKFIIKYLNDFLLMYPKIKIQLLTTSPGQMPETYVDVFISRDLEQLNSHSYKAIELFKNDAKFFASPDYIDKYGKPETIEDLESHNMLIWGERPIRDVKLSTGNRITLRGNFATTNPEALFYGAKCGMGVLLASQKMLKDLTDVGELVQVLPDVTVDHGSVCAYYPTLDYEHTRTQLFIKYLKERIQSEQVKEVS
- a CDS encoding trypsin-like serine protease; amino-acid sequence: MKKLLIATAVLASISMTANAGLARYDRSVSQHKTFALQSKFDFACHMNAGSATLIDPFWVVTANHVSGSKSQSYRNTVTCTSFEKDENGEYTTVKSVSASTDPNGEYGEYEFKDDIYDFALVRLDTPIRGIKPAKLATEAMFPKDKRYEVNSVGFGNYNGRNGGQKYVEYNEVDKKWLSEYSFKPDHFKQSDLQWLIIHGDSGSGITVEKDGEFYLLGEIGVQYYTEFGWSDTFEDVAIKLPWINKAMQEHGFSYTEEVELDNVMWTSSSPENTDDYHAYFSYWKAENIGMSETFWTDDGGLKTMAYADAGSSYSIELVIPKDKNTPAFDLFVNGRAVAVNIDVNTAKTDALFLKVNTFKIDTDNIHVEFKPVGDLTGKTKIVLDYFAVKAAVKSTVKAAK
- a CDS encoding multidrug effflux MFS transporter, which translates into the protein MNIKTAPFNKIPLALAMMIIATGQVGVSIYLPSLPSISRDLGVSQADVQQLVTLFLLGFGLSQLFYGPLSDAIGRRPVFLLGQGIYLVGTLICVLLPDSFTALIIGRLLQGLGAGSASVLGRSVLRDSYSGSQLTQALSYMSITASILPIVAPVVGGWAAWHFGWQSVFSFVLLYLSAILTLGYFVLPETLPHAVTKFKIKDTIRGYWHLSRNYQVISSASYNWIGYLSTLVSVSLLPFLLQEGLELSAAEYGEVMIIPSAGLLIGSLTLNKLNKRFTTNQLMYLASSIMMMAGCWLVFNEMSLVNIIFGFTLLTIAQGISFPLSISMLLAPHSKQVGAVSALSGSVQMCLAGLVGGFLIKHFIDSQQSLGLFYLITGSSIALVLTHSRYKQRLAANTAC